The following coding sequences lie in one Arachis stenosperma cultivar V10309 chromosome 5, arast.V10309.gnm1.PFL2, whole genome shotgun sequence genomic window:
- the LOC130981914 gene encoding serine/threonine-protein kinase SRK2A-like isoform X3 produces the protein MSQSRTLVLEISELLGWLKTRKQGSLLLLNTFKGVKSFKFQIDENVQREIINHRSLRHPNIIRFKEVFLTPTHLAIVLEYAAGGELFGRICTAGRFSEDEARFFFQQLISGVSYCHSMQICHRDLKLENTLLDGNPAPRLKICDFGFSKSALLHSQPKSTVGTPAYIAPEVLSRKEYDGKIADVWSCGVTLYVMLVGAYPFEDPEDPRDFRKTIGRIMSVQYSIPDYVRLSSECRHLLTCIFVANPAKRITIPEIKQHTWFLKNLPREIIEADRRINEESGKEEPPSQSVEEIMRIVKEARKPYPGLKLDSEDAEVKEGLNVTEDSIKPLSSLN, from the exons ATGAGCCAATCAAGGACCTTGGTTCTGGAAATTTCGGAGTTGCTAGGTTGGCTAAAGACAAGAAAACAGGGGAGCTTGTTGCTGTTAAATACATTCAAAGGGGTAAAaag TTTCAAGTTTCAGATTGATGAGAATGTTCAAAGGGAGATAATTAACCACCGATCTCTAAGGCACCCTAACATTATCAGGTTCAAAGAG GTGTTTCTCACTCCAACTCATTTAGCTATTGTTCTGGAATATGCTGCTGGTGGTGAACTCTTTGGAAGGATTTGCACAGCTGGTCGATTTAGCGAAGATGAG GCAAGATTTTTCTTCCAGCAACTCATATCTGGAGTTAGCTACTGTCATTCAATG CAAATTTGTCATAGAGATCTGAAACTGGAAAACACTCTCTTGGACGGTAATCCGGCACCTCGACTTAAGATTTGTGACTTCGGTTTCTCCAAG TCTGCATTGCTGCATTCGCAGCCTAAGTCAACAGTTGGAACACCAGCATATATTGCTCCAGAGGTTTTGTCTCGAAAGGAGTATGATGGAAAG ATTGCAGATGTTTGGTCATGTGGGGTGACTTTGTATGTAATGTTAGTTGGAGCATACCCATTTGAAGATCCAGAAGATCCTAGAGACTTCAGAAAGACTATTGGG AGAATAATGAGCGTGCAGTATTCTATACCTGATTATGTGCGTCTTTCTTCAGAGTGTAGGCATCTTCTCACTTGCATTTTTGTTGCCAATCCAGCCAAG aggattactattcCGGAGATAAAACAGCACACATGGTTCCTGAAGAACTTGCCTAGAGAGATAATTGAGGCTGATAGAAGAATCAATGAAGAAAGTGGGAAGGAGGAGCCACCAAGCCAAAGTGTTGAAGAAATCATGCGTATAGTCAAAGAGGCAAGAAAACCATATCCAGGATTAAAATTGGATTCTGAAGATGCTGAAGTTAAAGAGGGACTTAATGTTACTGAAGACTCTATAAAACCTCTTTCATCCTTAAATTAA
- the LOC130981914 gene encoding serine/threonine-protein kinase SAPK3-like isoform X2, whose product MEERYEPIKDLGSGNFGVARLAKDKKTGELVAVKYIQRGKKIDENVQREIINHRSLRHPNIIRFKEVFLTPTHLAIVLEYAAGGELFGRICTAGRFSEDEARFFFQQLISGVSYCHSMQICHRDLKLENTLLDGNPAPRLKICDFGFSKSALLHSQPKSTVGTPAYIAPEVLSRKEYDGKIADVWSCGVTLYVMLVGAYPFEDPEDPRDFRKTIGRIMSVQYSIPDYVRLSSECRHLLTCIFVANPAKRITIPEIKQHTWFLKNLPREIIEADRRINEESGKEEPPSQSVEEIMRIVKEARKPYPGLKLDSEDAEVKEGLNVTEDSIKPLSSLN is encoded by the exons ATGGAGGAACGGTATGAGCCAATCAAGGACCTTGGTTCTGGAAATTTCGGAGTTGCTAGGTTGGCTAAAGACAAGAAAACAGGGGAGCTTGTTGCTGTTAAATACATTCAAAGGGGTAAAaag ATTGATGAGAATGTTCAAAGGGAGATAATTAACCACCGATCTCTAAGGCACCCTAACATTATCAGGTTCAAAGAG GTGTTTCTCACTCCAACTCATTTAGCTATTGTTCTGGAATATGCTGCTGGTGGTGAACTCTTTGGAAGGATTTGCACAGCTGGTCGATTTAGCGAAGATGAG GCAAGATTTTTCTTCCAGCAACTCATATCTGGAGTTAGCTACTGTCATTCAATG CAAATTTGTCATAGAGATCTGAAACTGGAAAACACTCTCTTGGACGGTAATCCGGCACCTCGACTTAAGATTTGTGACTTCGGTTTCTCCAAG TCTGCATTGCTGCATTCGCAGCCTAAGTCAACAGTTGGAACACCAGCATATATTGCTCCAGAGGTTTTGTCTCGAAAGGAGTATGATGGAAAG ATTGCAGATGTTTGGTCATGTGGGGTGACTTTGTATGTAATGTTAGTTGGAGCATACCCATTTGAAGATCCAGAAGATCCTAGAGACTTCAGAAAGACTATTGGG AGAATAATGAGCGTGCAGTATTCTATACCTGATTATGTGCGTCTTTCTTCAGAGTGTAGGCATCTTCTCACTTGCATTTTTGTTGCCAATCCAGCCAAG aggattactattcCGGAGATAAAACAGCACACATGGTTCCTGAAGAACTTGCCTAGAGAGATAATTGAGGCTGATAGAAGAATCAATGAAGAAAGTGGGAAGGAGGAGCCACCAAGCCAAAGTGTTGAAGAAATCATGCGTATAGTCAAAGAGGCAAGAAAACCATATCCAGGATTAAAATTGGATTCTGAAGATGCTGAAGTTAAAGAGGGACTTAATGTTACTGAAGACTCTATAAAACCTCTTTCATCCTTAAATTAA
- the LOC130981914 gene encoding serine/threonine-protein kinase SAPK3-like isoform X1 — protein MCYVDSGIWRNGMSQSRTLVLEISELLGWLKTRKQGSLLLLNTFKGVKSFKFQIDENVQREIINHRSLRHPNIIRFKEVFLTPTHLAIVLEYAAGGELFGRICTAGRFSEDEARFFFQQLISGVSYCHSMQICHRDLKLENTLLDGNPAPRLKICDFGFSKSALLHSQPKSTVGTPAYIAPEVLSRKEYDGKIADVWSCGVTLYVMLVGAYPFEDPEDPRDFRKTIGRIMSVQYSIPDYVRLSSECRHLLTCIFVANPAKRITIPEIKQHTWFLKNLPREIIEADRRINEESGKEEPPSQSVEEIMRIVKEARKPYPGLKLDSEDAEVKEGLNVTEDSIKPLSSLN, from the exons ATGTGTTATGTGGATAGTGGGATATGGAGGAACGGTATGAGCCAATCAAGGACCTTGGTTCTGGAAATTTCGGAGTTGCTAGGTTGGCTAAAGACAAGAAAACAGGGGAGCTTGTTGCTGTTAAATACATTCAAAGGGGTAAAaag TTTCAAGTTTCAGATTGATGAGAATGTTCAAAGGGAGATAATTAACCACCGATCTCTAAGGCACCCTAACATTATCAGGTTCAAAGAG GTGTTTCTCACTCCAACTCATTTAGCTATTGTTCTGGAATATGCTGCTGGTGGTGAACTCTTTGGAAGGATTTGCACAGCTGGTCGATTTAGCGAAGATGAG GCAAGATTTTTCTTCCAGCAACTCATATCTGGAGTTAGCTACTGTCATTCAATG CAAATTTGTCATAGAGATCTGAAACTGGAAAACACTCTCTTGGACGGTAATCCGGCACCTCGACTTAAGATTTGTGACTTCGGTTTCTCCAAG TCTGCATTGCTGCATTCGCAGCCTAAGTCAACAGTTGGAACACCAGCATATATTGCTCCAGAGGTTTTGTCTCGAAAGGAGTATGATGGAAAG ATTGCAGATGTTTGGTCATGTGGGGTGACTTTGTATGTAATGTTAGTTGGAGCATACCCATTTGAAGATCCAGAAGATCCTAGAGACTTCAGAAAGACTATTGGG AGAATAATGAGCGTGCAGTATTCTATACCTGATTATGTGCGTCTTTCTTCAGAGTGTAGGCATCTTCTCACTTGCATTTTTGTTGCCAATCCAGCCAAG aggattactattcCGGAGATAAAACAGCACACATGGTTCCTGAAGAACTTGCCTAGAGAGATAATTGAGGCTGATAGAAGAATCAATGAAGAAAGTGGGAAGGAGGAGCCACCAAGCCAAAGTGTTGAAGAAATCATGCGTATAGTCAAAGAGGCAAGAAAACCATATCCAGGATTAAAATTGGATTCTGAAGATGCTGAAGTTAAAGAGGGACTTAATGTTACTGAAGACTCTATAAAACCTCTTTCATCCTTAAATTAA
- the LOC130981915 gene encoding uncharacterized protein LOC130981915 encodes MGRKHDEKSTILYNRLILLLVSFASCGFVYFFLSAVLTKNSSISLSASSSLALVGEGGGGGCCRGIENLELWGAAVKWGSDFKFNSSEDCCNACKSMCTGNDGPCLCDTWVFCGNREACGSKFGECWLKKQKDSLAPEKQDGGPPGEENYWISGLIFGKGEGIIAMETEFGTLHMKLFPDCAPHSVAYILELLALRHCAGCQFYRAESRGESWDSEGNHIKNAAFGPPYALIQGTLEAQGTTFKKLPAEDCPTIRRGSVAWIGPGPEFFISLANHAEWKHEYTVFGSVLPEDLHVAEKIATLPTASDVWNNINVTVLERPVPLSLGRIKKRHED; translated from the exons atgGGTCGCAAGCACGATGAAAAAAGTACCATTCTTTACAACCGTTTGATCCTTCTCTTGGTCTCCTTTGCTTCCTGCGGTTTCGTCTACTTCTTCCTCTCTGCGGTCCTCACCAAAAACTCGTCCATTTCTTTGTCTGCGTCGTCGTCGTTGGCATTGGTCGGAGAAGGAGGTGGTGGAGGGTGCTGCAGAGGGATTGAGAATTTGGAGCTATGGGGTGCTGCAGTGAAGTGGGGTTCTGATTTTAAGTTCAACAGCTCCGAAGATTGCTGCAACGCTTGCAAATCAATGTGCACCGGGAATGATGGACCATGCCTCTGTGACACGTGGGTGTTCTGTGGGAACCGTGAAGCTTGTGGATCCAAGTTCGGTGAG TGTTGGTTGAAGAAGCAGAAGGACAGCTTAGCCCCTGAAAAGCAAGATGGTGGGCCTCCAGGGGAAGAAAATTATTGGATTTCTGGTCTCATCTTTGGAAAAGGAGAG GGTATTATTGCAATGGAAACTGAATTTGGAACTCTTCATATGAAA CTTTTCCCTGACTGTGCTCCACACTCAGTTGCATACATTCTAGAGTTGCTGGCATTGCGCCACTGTGCAGGTTGCCAATTTTACCGTGCAGAGAGCCGAGGTGAATCATGGGATTCAGAAGGAAACCACATAAAAAAT GCTGCTTTTGGTCccccttatgcattgattcaaGGGACACTTGAAGCACAAGGCACGACATTCAAGAAACTTCCTGCTGAAGATTGTCCCACAATAAGAAGGGGCTCAGTTGCATGGATTGGTCCTGGCCCAGAATTCTTTATTAGCTTAGCTAACCATGCAGAGTGGAAACATGAATACACTGTCTTTGGTTCTGTTCTTCCAGAAGACTTGCATGTTGCTGAGAAAATTGCTACCCTCCCTACAGCATCAGATGTTTGGAACAACATTAATGTCACCGTTTTGGAAAGACCTGTCCCCTTGTCGCTTGGTAGAATCAAGAAGAGGCATGAagattaa